Proteins encoded together in one Gemmatimonadetes bacterium T265 window:
- the cdsA gene encoding phosphatidate cytidylyltransferase — translation MSELARRVASALVAAPVTLACVWFGDAALATLLAAAAAVGAWEFFRIADAASGARAFSRTGIVLAALVPLGVHAHARGLGAPPLTAGVLVVLALLALAVWRRGVAGRPLIAVATTVLGVLYAAVPLAYAYALRTHDWVVGRAAGTALVLLPVLCTWASDIGAYAAGRLIGGPKLIPSVSPGKTVAGAAGALVASGALAAAYAPHVLRPVANLGFAPGRALLFGLLVSVAAQLGDLVESLLKRDAGVKDSSNLIPGHGGVLDRVDSLLFVLPSSYLLLGWLLLPAFGG, via the coding sequence CGTGTGGTTCGGCGACGCGGCGCTCGCGACGCTGCTCGCGGCCGCGGCCGCGGTCGGCGCGTGGGAGTTCTTCCGCATAGCCGACGCGGCGAGCGGCGCCCGCGCGTTCTCGCGCACCGGGATCGTGCTCGCGGCGCTCGTCCCGTTAGGCGTGCACGCGCACGCGCGCGGGCTCGGCGCGCCGCCCCTCACGGCGGGCGTGCTCGTCGTCCTCGCGCTTCTCGCCTTGGCGGTTTGGCGCCGCGGCGTCGCCGGACGCCCGCTGATCGCGGTCGCGACGACGGTGCTCGGCGTGCTGTACGCCGCGGTACCCCTCGCTTACGCGTACGCGCTCCGGACGCACGACTGGGTCGTCGGCCGCGCGGCCGGTACGGCGCTCGTCCTACTCCCCGTCCTCTGCACGTGGGCCAGCGACATCGGCGCGTACGCGGCCGGGCGCCTCATCGGCGGGCCGAAGCTGATTCCCAGCGTCAGTCCGGGGAAAACCGTCGCCGGCGCGGCGGGCGCGCTCGTCGCTTCGGGCGCGCTCGCCGCAGCGTACGCGCCGCACGTGCTCCGTCCGGTTGCGAACCTCGGCTTCGCGCCCGGCCGGGCGTTGCTCTTCGGTCTCCTCGTCTCGGTCGCCGCACAGCTCGGCGACCTCGTCGAGTCGCTACTCAAGCGCGACGCGGGGGTGAAGGACTCGTCCAACCTCATCCCCGGCCACGGCGGCGTGCTCGACCGCGTCGATTCGCTCCTCTTCGTCCTCCCGTCGAGCTACCTCCTGCTTGGGTGGCTGCTCCTGCCGGCGTTCGGCGGGTGA
- the dxr gene encoding 1-deoxy-D-xylulose 5-phosphate reductoisomerase — protein MLGSTGSIGTATLRVLARHADRFALRAVTAHRNAALLAEQSAEFTPDYVGLTNGADGSSTTEPSWHVGGDVLIGAATQPDVDVVVNAVVGAAGLDATLAALRAGRRVALANKETLVMAGPLVRAAARAGRGELVPIDSEHSAILQCIAGRPGQEVRRIIVTASGGPFRAWSPDRIARATVADALRHPTWSMGRKITVDSATLANKALEVIEAHELFGVPYERIEVVVHPQSVVHSMVEFVDGSVLAQLGAPSMEVPILYALTHPARLADTALPPFDPVAHGRLEFEPVRRDAFPMFDLGIDAGRRGGAAPAVYNAANEAAVAGFLDGRLVFGDIPVVVGRALAAFGELPGDTLDALRAADAIARRHVRDHLAR, from the coding sequence GTGCTCGGCAGTACCGGGTCGATCGGCACTGCCACGCTTCGAGTGCTGGCGCGCCACGCCGACCGGTTCGCGCTCCGCGCCGTCACCGCCCATCGGAACGCGGCCCTGCTCGCCGAGCAGAGCGCCGAGTTCACGCCCGACTACGTCGGACTAACGAACGGCGCGGACGGGTCGTCGACGACCGAGCCGTCGTGGCACGTCGGCGGGGACGTGTTGATCGGCGCCGCGACTCAACCCGACGTCGACGTCGTCGTGAACGCGGTCGTCGGGGCCGCCGGCCTCGACGCGACGCTCGCGGCGCTCCGCGCCGGACGCCGCGTCGCACTCGCGAACAAGGAGACGCTGGTCATGGCTGGGCCGCTCGTGCGCGCGGCGGCCCGCGCCGGGCGCGGCGAGCTCGTGCCGATCGACAGCGAGCATTCGGCGATTCTGCAGTGCATCGCGGGCCGCCCGGGGCAGGAGGTCCGACGCATCATCGTCACCGCCTCGGGTGGCCCGTTCCGCGCGTGGAGCCCGGACCGCATCGCCCGGGCCACGGTCGCCGACGCGTTGCGGCATCCGACGTGGTCGATGGGCCGCAAGATCACGGTCGACAGCGCCACGCTCGCCAACAAGGCGCTCGAGGTCATCGAGGCGCACGAGCTGTTCGGGGTGCCGTACGAGCGCATCGAAGTCGTCGTGCATCCGCAGAGCGTCGTGCATTCGATGGTCGAGTTCGTCGACGGCAGCGTCCTCGCGCAACTCGGTGCGCCGAGCATGGAGGTCCCGATCCTGTACGCGCTGACGCACCCCGCGCGGCTCGCCGATACCGCCCTCCCCCCGTTCGACCCGGTCGCGCACGGGCGGCTCGAGTTCGAACCGGTCCGCCGCGACGCGTTTCCGATGTTCGACCTGGGGATCGACGCCGGTCGGAGGGGAGGCGCGGCGCCGGCGGTGTACAACGCCGCGAACGAAGCGGCCGTCGCGGGGTTCCTCGACGGCCGGCTCGTCTTCGGCGACATTCCGGTCGTGGTCGGCCGCGCGCTGGCCGCCTTCGGCGAACTGCCCGGTGACACACTCGACGCGCTCCGGGCGGCCGACGCGATCGCACGCCGACACGTTCGCGACCATCTTGCCCGCTGA
- a CDS encoding zinc metalloprotease, translating into MLAFLAPLLVFGLVVFVHELGHFVAAKLTGVYAPRFSIGFGPALLKKRVGETEYVLAALPLGGYVRMASREDDAVAFLEGGGEHPAGTVPTTGGNAAGRAADDHTGDPHRNRDWDPNALAPFGPRPVPSHRWFESKPLPARLFILLAGVTMNIALAFVVYAGNFAVRGRPYVPPVIDSVVAGRPAALAGLRAGDSVTAIDGRPIRTWAELVARVSPTPPTALTLDVHRATGLARVRLTPVLAESPDPATGAPRTVGQIGAYVRPTIIREPVGLGTAVREGAVTTWENATSVLGVLRGLFGGKVAVSNLGGPIAIARTSVAAARAGFESLLLLVAFLSVNIAVLNLLPVPVLDGGQVLINVLEALKGRAFSVRVREQILRLGLAAVALLFVTVMWNDLSRLVGDWLR; encoded by the coding sequence ATGCTCGCCTTCCTCGCGCCGCTTCTCGTGTTCGGGCTCGTGGTGTTCGTCCACGAACTCGGTCACTTCGTCGCCGCTAAGCTGACCGGCGTGTACGCGCCTCGGTTCTCGATTGGGTTCGGACCAGCGCTGCTGAAAAAGCGCGTCGGCGAAACCGAGTACGTGCTCGCCGCCCTCCCGCTCGGCGGTTATGTGCGGATGGCGTCGCGCGAGGACGACGCCGTCGCCTTCCTCGAGGGCGGCGGCGAGCACCCCGCGGGTACCGTTCCGACGACCGGCGGCAACGCGGCCGGGCGCGCGGCGGACGATCACACCGGCGACCCGCACCGGAATCGCGATTGGGATCCGAACGCGCTTGCTCCGTTCGGGCCGCGGCCGGTGCCCTCGCACCGCTGGTTCGAGTCCAAGCCGCTGCCGGCGCGTCTGTTCATCCTGCTCGCCGGGGTGACGATGAACATCGCGCTCGCCTTCGTCGTGTACGCGGGCAACTTCGCCGTGCGCGGTCGCCCGTACGTACCCCCCGTGATCGACTCGGTGGTCGCCGGACGGCCGGCGGCCCTCGCCGGCTTGCGGGCGGGTGACAGCGTGACGGCCATCGACGGGCGGCCGATCCGCACGTGGGCGGAACTCGTCGCACGCGTCAGCCCGACGCCGCCGACCGCATTGACGCTCGACGTGCACCGCGCGACCGGTCTCGCGCGCGTACGTCTCACGCCTGTCCTGGCGGAATCGCCGGATCCGGCCACGGGCGCGCCGCGCACCGTCGGGCAGATCGGGGCGTACGTACGGCCGACGATCATCCGCGAGCCGGTCGGTCTCGGAACGGCGGTGCGCGAGGGAGCCGTGACCACATGGGAGAACGCGACGTCCGTGCTCGGCGTCCTGCGCGGCCTGTTCGGCGGCAAGGTCGCGGTGTCCAACCTCGGCGGACCGATCGCGATCGCACGAACGTCCGTCGCGGCGGCACGCGCCGGCTTCGAATCGCTGCTGCTCCTCGTCGCGTTCCTCAGTGTGAACATCGCCGTGCTGAACCTGCTCCCCGTGCCCGTGCTCGACGGCGGTCAGGTCCTCATCAACGTGCTCGAAGCGTTGAAGGGGCGTGCGTTCAGCGTGCGCGTACGCGAGCAGATCCTCCGGCTCGGGCTTGCGGCCGTCGCCCTGCTGTTCGTCACGGTGATGTGGAACGATCTTTCGCGCCTGGTCGGGGACTGGTTGCGTTGA
- the rpsO gene encoding 30S ribosomal protein S15: protein MAFEKAPTITKYRAHETDTGSTRVQVAVITDRINYLTEHFRTHKKDHHGRLGLLKMVGKRRRLLDYLKRTDVAGYRQLVTELGLRH from the coding sequence ATGGCTTTCGAGAAAGCACCGACCATTACCAAGTACCGGGCGCACGAGACCGACACGGGCTCGACACGCGTGCAAGTCGCGGTCATCACCGATCGCATCAACTACCTGACCGAGCACTTCCGGACGCACAAGAAGGATCACCACGGCCGGCTCGGTCTTCTCAAGATGGTCGGCAAGCGGCGGCGTCTTCTCGACTACCTCAAGCGAACCGACGTCGCCGGGTACCGCCAGCTCGTGACCGAACTCGGGCTGCGTCACTGA